A stretch of Longibacter salinarum DNA encodes these proteins:
- a CDS encoding TonB-dependent receptor has product MRRTAVCILIGFAWLFLALGPAERAWAQGHQPGTDPGPGFVRGTVIDAQGTPLAGVNVTVRAGKDGTSTDSTGAFQLLLPTGTYRLVFTRVGYEPAARDVEISSGRTATLDVALSLSPYTLNEIVVEERTSAPSRTATTVQRIEPAAIRGQDAAAVSDLGLLIPGTHVQTNSRGQTLLYFRNAGDRQTAQFFDGALLNVPWDNRVDVSLIPAGVVESITVAKGTVPVRYGPNTIGGAVNVQSRMLDVPGDRVELQSQIGTAGLRRGMATYLRRSGPWDVTAAVQHASHGDQPVPDEADLPFSQPDADRRVNTDRTLTSAFVRGSYRFDGKAQVGVSALHVDASQGVAPESHVDPAEARVRYWRYPTWKKSMLMASGRAPLGEQIVLRGALWGSRFEQDIYQYQSVAYDALTETQNDRDWTGGTRLLLTRQGETGSLTAFGTFLRTQHRQAIVPYGPQGAEADSVEIFGQRLYNVGLEGDLELTDLLTASGGISWDGTATPTTGPFPARGAFSAVNATLGLTATWSTGWTVRTTAGRKTRFPTMRELFGAALGKFVPNPNLSPVTAWIAEAGVQRQTGRVQGGATLFLSRTTDAIDQRTFQSGPNAGREQRINLGGSRVVGVEVTGAVRPVDALTLDGHLTWSRPRGLPDGGDAQKLDEKPAWVGTGTATWTPGKLTFTGQLHHTGGTYARTEANTFTRLPRAWIVDLRAAYDLSIGAAWSSELFIRVDNLTDDATYLQLGLPGPGRQTRAGLSVTL; this is encoded by the coding sequence ATGCGAAGGACAGCCGTCTGTATACTCATCGGTTTCGCCTGGTTATTTCTTGCCCTCGGACCCGCTGAACGGGCATGGGCACAAGGACATCAGCCCGGAACGGATCCAGGTCCGGGTTTCGTCCGGGGGACCGTAATCGACGCCCAGGGGACGCCGCTCGCTGGCGTGAACGTCACAGTGCGCGCCGGGAAGGACGGCACCAGCACGGACTCCACCGGTGCCTTTCAGCTCCTCCTGCCGACCGGCACGTATCGCCTCGTCTTTACACGCGTCGGCTACGAGCCCGCCGCCCGGGACGTCGAGATTTCTTCAGGCCGAACAGCAACCCTCGACGTCGCCCTTTCGCTTTCCCCGTACACGCTAAACGAGATCGTCGTCGAAGAACGCACTAGCGCCCCCAGCCGCACAGCGACGACGGTGCAGCGCATCGAACCCGCCGCCATCCGCGGCCAGGACGCCGCCGCCGTGTCCGACCTCGGACTCCTGATCCCGGGCACGCACGTCCAGACCAACTCGCGAGGACAGACGCTCCTCTATTTCCGGAACGCCGGCGACCGGCAGACGGCGCAATTCTTTGACGGCGCCCTCCTGAACGTGCCGTGGGACAACCGGGTCGACGTGAGCCTGATTCCAGCCGGTGTCGTGGAGTCGATCACCGTCGCAAAGGGCACGGTGCCGGTTCGCTACGGCCCTAACACGATCGGTGGAGCGGTAAACGTGCAGTCGCGCATGCTCGACGTGCCCGGTGATCGCGTTGAACTGCAGAGCCAGATAGGTACCGCTGGACTCCGGCGTGGAATGGCCACGTACCTTCGGCGGAGCGGTCCGTGGGACGTGACGGCTGCCGTACAGCACGCCAGCCACGGCGACCAGCCGGTGCCGGACGAAGCGGATCTTCCTTTCAGCCAGCCGGACGCCGACCGACGTGTCAACACCGATCGCACGCTCACGAGCGCCTTCGTTCGGGGGAGTTACCGGTTTGATGGGAAGGCGCAGGTGGGGGTGTCCGCGCTCCACGTAGATGCAAGTCAGGGCGTGGCGCCGGAAAGTCACGTGGATCCTGCCGAGGCGCGCGTTCGCTACTGGCGTTACCCGACCTGGAAAAAATCCATGCTCATGGCAAGCGGACGTGCACCTCTGGGTGAACAAATCGTGCTACGCGGAGCATTGTGGGGAAGCCGCTTCGAGCAGGACATCTACCAGTACCAAAGCGTGGCGTACGACGCGCTTACCGAAACCCAGAACGACCGCGACTGGACCGGCGGAACGCGGCTCTTGCTGACGCGCCAGGGAGAAACCGGCAGCCTCACCGCCTTTGGCACGTTCCTTCGCACGCAGCACCGGCAGGCCATCGTGCCGTACGGCCCACAGGGCGCCGAAGCCGACTCCGTTGAGATCTTTGGACAGCGCCTATACAACGTCGGTCTGGAAGGCGACCTTGAGCTCACCGACCTTCTGACGGCATCCGGGGGCATCAGTTGGGACGGCACGGCAACGCCGACGACGGGGCCCTTTCCAGCGCGGGGGGCGTTTTCGGCAGTCAACGCGACACTCGGGCTGACGGCCACATGGAGCACCGGATGGACAGTTCGGACGACCGCAGGGCGCAAGACTCGCTTCCCGACCATGCGGGAGCTCTTCGGCGCGGCCCTTGGAAAGTTCGTTCCCAACCCGAACCTCTCCCCCGTCACCGCCTGGATCGCCGAAGCCGGCGTTCAGCGGCAAACTGGGCGCGTGCAGGGCGGGGCCACTCTCTTTCTTAGCCGCACCACCGATGCGATCGATCAGCGCACGTTCCAGAGCGGCCCCAACGCGGGACGAGAGCAGCGCATCAACCTGGGGGGCAGCCGGGTGGTGGGCGTAGAGGTGACGGGCGCGGTACGCCCGGTGGACGCGCTCACACTCGATGGCCACCTGACGTGGTCGCGACCTCGGGGCCTTCCCGACGGCGGCGACGCACAGAAGCTGGACGAGAAGCCGGCCTGGGTCGGGACCGGCACTGCCACGTGGACGCCCGGCAAGTTAACGTTCACCGGCCAGCTTCACCACACCGGCGGTACGTACGCCCGTACCGAGGCGAACACCTTCACTCGACTGCCCCGTGCGTGGATCGTAGATCTCCGAGCCGCTTACGACCTATCCATCGGCGCCGCGTGGTCCAGCGAGCTCTTCATCCGCGTCGACAATCTGACCGACGACGCCACCTACCTCCAGCTTGGCCTTCCCGGTCCGGGCCGGCAAACCCGCGCCGGACTGTCGGTGACGCTGTGA